In the Sphingobacterium sp. PCS056 genome, ATTATTTGTCAAACGTGCTGTTCTGGAAGTGGCCGAAACATTACTAATTTCTGTTGTTTTGGTTGTGTTAATTATCTTCTTATTTTTTCGAAATTGGTCTATTGCATTTCGACCACTAATTGACATTCCAGTATCTTTGATTGCAACATTCTTTGTGATGTATCTTTGTGGATTTTCCATCAATGTATTAACATTATTGGCGATTGTACTGGCAACAGGTCTAGTGGTAGATGATGGAATTGTGGTAACAGAGAATATATTTAAAAAGGTAGAAGAGGGGATGTCTCCTATTCAAGCAGCAATAAAAGGATCTAATGAAATTTTCTTTGCTGTGATATCCATTTCAATTACACTTGCAGCAGTGTTTTTACCTGTTGTCTTTTTAGAAGGATTTGTAGGACGGCTCTTTCGAGAGTTTGGGATAGTTATAGGGGCAGCTGTACTTATTTCGGCTTTTGTTTCCTTAACATTGACACCGATGTTAAATGCTTATCTGATGAAAGGTGGTGAACAGAAAAAGACTAAGTTTTATGATAAAACGGAACCTTATTTTGTTGCATTAACGGATGGATATGCCAATTCTTTGGTCAAATTCTTGAAAAAGCAATGGTTAAGTTACCCCATCATATTAGCTTGTTTTGCGCTTATCTACTTATTCTTTAATTTATTACCCAAAGAGACAGCTCCTTATGATGACCGTAGTTACTTAACTATGCGTGTTACCGCTCCGGAAGGTGTATCATACGATTATATGGATCGTTTTATGACTGAATTAACGACATTGGTAAATGATTCGGTTCCTGAAAAAGATGTCAGTTTGGTTATTACTTCTCCTGGATTTGGATCTGCTGCGGCTAACAGTGGTATTATACGCCTTGGTTTAGTGCAGCAAGAAGATCGAAGCAGAACTCAAGCTGAAATTGCCCGTGATTTATCTCGATTGACGCGTTCTTCTTCGGAAGCTAAGGTCTCTATTATGGAACAGCCAACGATTTCAGTAAATCGAAGAGGTGGACTACCTGTACAATATATTATACAGGCGCCAAATTTTCAAAAATTGGAAGAAAAGATTCCTGAATTTATGGATGCTGTGAATGATGATCCTACTTTTTCGATCACTGATGTTAATTTGAAATTTAATAAACCCGAAGTATATGTGAATATAGATCGGGAAAAGGCCTTGAGTTTAGGTGTTTCTATTTTGGACGTTGCACAGACGCTGCAGATGTCTCTTTCAGGGCAGCGATTTGGTTATTTTATGATGAATGGCCGACAATACCAAGTGATAGGTCAGTTTGATAAAAAAGATACAAGTACACCATTGGATCTTGCTTCTATATTCGTTAAGAATAAAGATGGTGAGTTAATTCAATTGGATAATATTGTAAAGATTGAGGAGCAGAGCAGTCCGCCGCAGTTGTACCATAATAATCGTTATATGTCTGCTACTGTCTCTGCCGGTTTAGCACCAGGAAAGAGTTTAGGTGAGGGAATAGAAGCGATGGATCGTATTAAATCGAAAGTGCTAGATGAAACTTTTACAACAGATTTAGGTGGTGAATCAAGAGATTTTAGGGAGAGTGGCTCTAATACTATGTTTGCTTTTGGTTTAGCCCTTTTATTGATATATTTAATTCTGGCTGCACAATTTGAAAGTTTTATAGATCCTTTTGTTATTATTATTACTGTACCGCTTGCTGTTGCTGGCGCACTATTTTCGCTGTGGTTATTTGGACAATCTTGGAATATCTTTAGTCAGATTGGAACAATTATGTTAATTGGATTGGTAACAAAAAATGGTATTTTAATTGTGGAATTTGCAAATCAGTTACGTGAGGAAGGTAAATCTAAATATGAGGCTATTATTGAGGCTTCTGCTGGAAGATTGCGTCCGATCTTGATGACTTCATTAGCAATTGCACTTGGGGCCTTACCGATCGCGTTATCTCTTGGTGCGGCTTCTACAAGTCGTATAGGAATGGGAGTTGTGATCGTAGGAGGAACATTGTTTTCGCTTGTATTGACTTTATTTGTTATTCCTGCGATCTATTTAATGTGGTCTAGAATAAAGAAGCATAATCCTGAACTGTCGAATATTGAAGATTAATATGAATAAGATTTATTATTTATTAGCCCTGTTGTTGATCCCAATGAGCACTGCTTTTTCGCAAGATGTACTGACTGCTCAAGAGGCAGTAACTATCGCTATGGAAAATAATTTCGATATATTGCTTACAAAAAAGGATGTAATCATAGCGAAAGAAAATGCGACATATGGAAATGCAGGGATCTTACCCAACCTTACAGCAAATTTTACTCAAAATAATAGTAGCCAAAATTCTAAACAAACACAGATTACAGGTGAAGTTAGAGAATTGGAAAATGCAAAGAACAATAGCATGAATTATGGGGTTAGTCTAGGCTGGACCATTTTTGATGGATTTGGAATGTTTGCGCGATATGAAAAATTAAATCAATTGAAATCAAGGAGTGATCTGGAGTTGAAATCTGTTATTTTAACAACGGTGGGTGATGTGTTAAACATGTATTATACGATCGTTTTAGAAGAGAATTTATTGCATACGATAGATTCTTCTATCGCCATTTCTAACGATCGTTTAAAAACAGCTGAAAACCGTTTTCAAATTGGAAAGGCTTCAAAACTGGAAGTCTTGAATGTTCAGGTAAACTTAAATGAAGATCAATCCTTGAGGTTAAAAAAACTGGAAACAATTGCTAATTTGAAAACGGAGTTAAACCGATTAATGGCAAGGGATTTAACAATAGATTTTGATGTTGAATATCAATTTCAGTTTAATGAAAATTTGCAAATCAATGCCTTATTACAAGAAGCCAGCGATCAAAATATCGATCTTCAATTGATCAAATTGGATAAACGCTTAGCCGAATTGGAACAAAAGGATGTCCGTTCAAAACGACTACCGGTGGTTAGACTCAATTCAGGATATAACTTTTCTTCATCAGAATCGAGTTTAGGGTTTGTTTCTCAATCTAACGCTAGAGGTTTGACTTATGGTGTAACTGCATCTTTGAATATTTTTGATGGATTTAATCAACGAAGGAGTGAACGTGTCGCTAAGCAAATGGTAGAAAAAGCTTCTATACAAATTGAAAGATCGAAAGAGCTTATCAATGCGACTATTTTGAAAGCATATCAAAGTTATATGACCAATATAAGCTTAACGAAATTGGAAGAGCGAAATGAGAAAATCGCTAAACAAAATTTAAATATAACTTTAGATAAATATAAGATAGGTACGATCAGCGCCGTTGAATTTAGAGACGCTCAGGAAAACTATGTCAATGCCGTGAGTAGGCTAAAGGAGGCTAATTACCAAGCAAAGCTTTCTGAGATAGGTCTAAAAGAACTTGTTGGCAACTTAGACTTGTAAGATTTAACAAGGGCACTAAGAGCCTAAAAGGCTGCTTAGCGTCCATCTTCGGTATAGAAGTCTAGGAGAGAACTCATATAAGGATCGTCCCAGCCATCTACGATATCAGCATAGTCTTCTTCTGGTATGTTAGTATGGTTAATTTCAATGGAAGTTCCCTTCTTGTGGTCATGTAGCTTGATCGTCACTATAGATTCGGAATCCTGCTCACCAAAATACCATTGTTGAACAATTTTCTTATTCGGGTCTAATTCGATAAATTTTCCTGTAATGGCACCATCCCACATCGAAAATTCGCCGCCGACAACTGGATTGATTTCTACTAAGTCTCCTGTCCAAAGACGTATGGTAATGTCGGTCGTCAAAGCTAAGTAGATCTCTTCGGGCTCTGCAGGTATTATGTAATATTTTTTGAAATCTTTCATATGAACAAAAATACATTTATTATAATTGAGAGTATCAATCTATTTTAATCTTTTCTGTACTGATAGAGAAATGAAAAAACAAAATGGGAGCCTGATCGAGTAAGACAAGTTTTTTGTAGAGTCTATTATGGATCGTATATCAGCAATAATCACTGTTAAGGAGCTGCTACGAGAACTATTTACTAGCTATAATCCCAATGGAGCAATGGAGGATAGGACTAATTTGAACTTAAAATGGGATGATGTACGATAAGTTGACAAATATCTTTTGCCACTTCTTCTTTTGATTTTAAGGTATATTCCTGAATATGTTCAGAGCGATCGATCACTGTTACTTTATTTGTATCTGTGGCAAAACCAGCGCCTTTATCTTGCATGGAATTGAGAACGATCAGATCTAAATTTTTACGGATTAATTTGCTTTTTGCATTTTCAACTTCATGATCAGTTTCAAGTGCAAAACCGATTAAAAGTTGCTTTTCCGTCTTTCTTTTTCCAACAGTTGCTAAAATATCCGTTGTTTTTTTGAGTGATATAGAAAATTGATCTTCTTTCTTTTTAATTTTTTGAGTTGCGACTTCAATGGGAGTGTAGTCAGCAACTGCTGCGCTCATAACAATTATATCGGACTGAATGAAATATTGCTCAACAGCTTCAAGCATTTCTTGAGCAGAGGTAATTAATATGCGATGCACATTCTTTGGTGTCTTCAAAGCAGTTGGACCACTAATTAAGGTTACATGTGCTCCCAATTCTGAAAGTTGTTTTGCTAATGCATATCCCATCTTGCCACTGGAATGATTTCCGATGAATCTGACAGGGTCGATCGCCTCATGGGTTGGTCCAGCAGTTACTAAAGCCTGTCTGCCGATTAAAGGTAAATCAATGGAGAGGTTTTTTGTAATAAAATGAAGTATTTCTTCGGGCTCGGCAAGTCTTCCTTCTCCAATTAACCCGCTCGCTAGTTCTCCATTTCCAGGATGAATTAATGTGTTTCCATAAGACTGAAGTAGTCGAATGTTATTTTGAGTCGAAGGATGTTTCCACATGTCTAGGTCCATTGCGGGAGCAATAAAAACAGGACATTTAGCTGATAAATAGACTGCCGTTAATAAGCTGTTGCAGATACCATTTGCTAATTTTCCAATGGTATTAGCTGTGGCAGGAGCTACAAGTATAAGGTCAGCTTTTAGTCCGATATGGACATGATTATTCCATTCCCCAGTTTTAGGGTCGAAATAATCGATTAAAACGGGGTTATTTGAAAGTGTTGACAATGTGAGCGGGGTGATAAATTCTGCCGCCTCTTTTGTCATTATGATTTGAACATTTGCTTTTTCTTTGACTAATAATCTTGTCAGATGTGCAATTTTGTATGCGGCAATACTGCCGCATACAGCAATTACAATATTTTTATCAGCTAAGCTCATATCCATTTAGATAAGGCAAGTTATTCTTGCTCTTTTGCAGGATTTCTGAAATAAATCTTATCGTGTAAGAATTCGTCAATTGCAATAAGAGTAGCTTTTGGCATACGCTCATAGTGTTTTGAGATTTCAATTTGCTCACGGTTTTCGAATACCTCTTCTAAGTTATCATTGTTAGTAGCAAATTCTGCAAGTTTGCCATTCAATTCTTCTTTGATGTCAACCGAAATTTGATTAGCACGTTTGCTGATCACTACGATTGACTCATAAATATTGTCAGTAACGATGTCTAATTGTCTTAAATCACGTGTTACAGTTGAAGTTGCTACAGTGCTGTTATTTTTTTGACTCATTGTTTTGGGTATTATCTTTATTATCTTTATTATCTTTTTTTTCTCTCGCGGCTTTTCTTTCTTTCTCTTGCTCTGCGATTGCTTTATTTACTGTTGCCATATAGGCTGTAGCAGCTTTCATTTTCTTTTCAGCATTATCGCGAATGGATTCTGCTTCTTTCAAATATTTACTATTTGGAAATGCCATTGCCAATGAACGATAATAATCAATCACTTCAGCATAGCGATCTGCCTGTTTAAAAGGTGTACTTTGATTGGCAAAATTATACTGAGACTTTAGCGTAAGGTACTCAATTTCTTCCGCATATTTAGTATCTGGATATTCTTTCAATACATTTTGTAATGCGATTACTGCAGCTCTATAATCATCATTTAATCCCATGTCATAGAGAAGCTTAGCATTTGAAAAGGCTTTAAATTCCAATTTATCACGAAGCTTTTGAATTAAATCACCAGCTTCTTTTGCTCTATCTGACTCTGGATACAAGTTGACAAATAATTGTAATGCATCAATTGCTTTTCTTGTATTTTCTTGATCTAAACTAGATCTAGGAGAATCGAGGTAATAACAATAAGCAGACATAAAACGGCATTCTTCAGCTCTTGGACTATTCGGATAAACATCTGCGAAGTCTTTGAAATGATAGCGTGCTGATGTGTAGTCTTTCAGTCTGTAGTTTGCAAAAGCTGTGAAATAATAGAGATTCTCTGCTTCTGCTTGTCCTCTAAATTTACTTCTCAAATCTTCAAACAATATTAAAGCTTTGCTATATTTCTTATTTTCGTATAATTTGACTGCCTCTTCGTATTTCTGAGCGATGTTATTGCTTGCGCGCAACTTCTCAAATTTACTCTTACAGCTACTGAATGATACCAATAACAAAATTCCGGCACATAAAGCCGCTATACGCCTATTTAAAAACATTTTACAAAGATAAGTGAATTTGTAATACTAATCAATTAAATTTTTATGTTGCAATATAGTGCATTAATGAATGCTAAACAACGAAATACTTTCATATTAACTTTTTTTAACCTCTAGCTAAAGCGCAATTATTATTGTCATTTTCATGTTTAAAAACGATATGAATCGATTTGTCATCATTTCATTTTGGTAAATTTTGATTATATTTACATTCAAATTGTTAAAGTATGACATTAAAAGAAAGAGTTGAGCAGGCATTGGATACGATTAGACCTTATTTGGAAACTGATGGTGGCGATGTTAGTGTGGAAGAAATCACAGCAGATAATGTTGTTCGTCTAAAATTATTGGGCGCATGTGCTTCATGCTCGATGAGTATTATGACTTTTAAAGCGGGCTTAGAGCAAGCGATTAAGAAAGCTGTTCCTGAAATTACAGCGGTAGAGGCGATCAATATTACCGACATCAATGATCCTAATGCTACCTTACCAACGCCTAAAGCCTTATAATTGACGGCTTTAATTAACACAATTTAACAACAGTATTACTGTTTAAATCTTAGATTTGTGCTATGAAATTCAACTATCACTTTATTCTTGTTACATTTTTTATTTTTCTGGGATATGTTTCTTATTCCCAAGAACGTAAAATATTGCAGTTTAGTGGTATTGTACAAACAGTGAGCTCGGGCCTTCCTGTAGGGTATACGACAATTACGAATGAAAGCTTTCGGAATGAAACCTACATGGCTAATAATGAAGGCTTTTTCTCTTTTGTGGCGCATGTGGGGGATACGATCCGTTTTACTTCAGTAGGTTATGAAACCTATCAATATGTTATTCCTAATGTAGAGGGCGATCGACTCTCTACTGCTATCGTGATGACTAATCTCATTATTGAATTGCCAATGGTGACTCCTTATCCTTGGGCTAGTATTGAAGAATTTAATATCGCATTTATGAATTTGGAAGTCAATTCGGATAACGTGATTCGTGCCAAACGAAATATGTCTAAAGAATCAATTGATGCGATGGCTGCTATGATGCCGAGAACTGCTGATGAAATGCACAGCTATAATGTGAATGAAAATCATCGTGGAATGACTAATAAGGTTATCAATCAACGATACGCCAATCCATTATTAAATCCTTTTGCATGGGGAAGCTTGATTCAACAGATTTCTAAAGGAAAAAAAGGTAGTAAAAGCTCAAATTTTTAATCTGTCGCTTCCAATTTATTTAATTCCGATACACTTATTTTAGATGAAAAATAGGCAATCAGTCCTGCTATGCCGGTAATGGTAAAGAATACAATAATAAAATCGCTTAAACGCAATGCAATAGGGTAGCTGTCGATTAACATATTGGCTCCTTCTTCTACTTTTATTATGCCATAATGGATCTGTAAAAAGCAGAATATATAGCCAATTACTAATCCGGTTACGCAACCGATTAAAGAAATCATTAATCCTTCATAAAAAAATATTTTCTGAATCATAGAATTGTCTGCACCTATGTTCTTTAAAATAGTCATGTCTTCTTTTTTGTCAAGTACGAGCATGGTTAATGATCCTACAATATTAAATAGTGCAATGATGCTAATTAATGTGAGTATAAAAAAAACTGCCCAACGTTCTACTCGTACATTTTTATAAAGAGTTGGATTTTGTTCCTCTCTATTTTTCACAATAAAATCATCACCGAGTTGTGTTTGGAGATTATCTTTGAATGTTTCCAAGTTTGTTTTGTCTTTCACATAAAATTCAATCGCAGAAATACGATTAAATTCGCCTAAGACTTCTTGGGCAAAAGAGATCGGCGTGACTACTAAATTATCAAAATCTTGTTGATTTTTAAATATTCCGGTTGGTTGAATGGATCTTATATTAAATTCGTCCGCAGGATTTGCGCTATTTTTGATACCTTTCCGTGGTGAATATATGTCGATTCGACTTAGGCCTGTGTGTATTGAAACACCTAAGTTTGCTTGTACCCCTGCTCCAATTACAGCATAAGGAGTACTATCTTGCATCAGGTTGTAATCTCCATTACTGATCAAGCTATCCTTGGCCTGATGGTCGATCGAATTGCCTTCTATACCTTTTATCGTGCCAATATATTGTCGATTTTCATACTGGAGCAATACCTTTTCTTGTAGTACTTCCGTATAATTGATTACGTTTGTATCTTTTTTTAGTGCCTGAATACCGGGATGATTGGGGTCGAATAATTTACCTTGTCTTGGTTCTATTTTTATTTCTGGGGCAAATTGGCTAGACATGGATAATATTAAATTTTCCATGCCATTGAATGATGATAAAAGGATTATTAAAGCTGCACTACTTACTAAAACTCCTACGATACTGATACCTGAAATAATGTTTATTGCATTGACTGATTTTTTTGAAAACAAATATCGCTTTGCAAATAGATAAGGTAAATTCATTATTATTATGCTCTAATATATGGATTGTTCACTTTTTCCGATCCGACTGTTGTGGTTGGTCCATGTCCTGGGTAAACGGTGACCTCATTCGGAAGGGTATAAATTTTTTCTTTTATATTTTTAAGGAGTAGTTCGTGATTACCTCCTGGCAGGTCTGTTCTCCCTATACTGTTTTTAAACAATACATCTCCACCAATAAGGAATTGTTGTTTTTCATGATAGAAGCATAGGTGTGCTGGCGAATGACCGGGTGCAAATATCAATTTTAACTCATCGTTTCCTATTTTTATAATACCTTCTTCGCCAAGAAAGGTTTCTGCGATAGGGGAGATCTCGTATCTGAATCCCATTTGGGGTGCATAGTTTTGCACTTCAATCAAAACAGACAGTTCTCCCTCATGAAATTGAGGGTATAGAGCGTATTGATCAAATATAAATCTATTGCCCAGAACGTGATCAATATGACAGTGTGTATTTAATAAGATTTTGGGAATTAAACCATTTTGCTCTATGAAATCTGTTAATAGTTTTTCATCAGCCTGACCATACATTCCCGGGTCTATTATGGCACAATTGCGGTGCTCATCATAGAGTACGTAGGTATTTTCTTGGTATGGATTAAAGGTGAAAGTCTTAATATGTAACATAATTTTTTAAAGTAATTTCATGATCAAAATAGTATTTTTAGCGGGGCTGAGTGAAGGTATTATACGTGCTGCAAAATCATCACAGTTCATTCCAAATTTCCCAATTTTTTTCTGCTTGTAGTACTAACATCTCTAATCCATTTTTGATCTTAGCGCCGTTATTTTTGCCATTTTTAAGGAATGTTGTTTCTGGGGGATTATACACTAAATCATATAACAGATGCTTATTACCAATATGATCATATGGAATATCCGGTGCATCTTCGATATTTGGGAAGGTCCCCACCGGAGAACAATTGATAATGATATAATATTCATTTAATATGTGAGCATCAAGTTCGCTATAGGTCAGGTTTGTTTCTGTTTTTGATCTACTGACAACTTTGTAGGAGATATCCAAGGCATTTAATGCATATTCAACAGCTTTTGCGGCACCACCATTTCCTAGAATTAATGCTTTTTTATGATGGTCATCTAATAAGGGTTTTAATGACTCCATAAAGCCAAACACATCCGTATTGAATCCCTTTAAAAAAGGTCCAGAAGCTGTATGTTTAATTTGTATACAATTTACTGCTTGAATAGCTTGTGCTTCTGGCGATAGCTCTTGAAGATACGGAAGCACATTGATTTTATGTGGAATGGTAACATTCACACCATAGAAATCCGAATCCTTAAATATTTTTTCAAATTCCTGAATATCTGCTATACTATAGAGATCATAATTAACGTCTGTAATATGTTCTTTATCAAATTTCTCTAAATAGTATTTTTTAGAGAAGGAGTGTCCTAAAGGGAAACCGATGAGTCCTAACTTTTTCATTTACTTAGGAGAATATTTTTTAATGATTTCTGAAATGATATGATTCCCCTGTAATTGAGGTAGATAATCAAAAAGGATATAATGCTTTTCAGGATCTGTTGCAAGACCCAATTCTAAGAAGACGATTGCATCATTGTATTTACCGTTTGCAAACAAATAGGCTACCATTCTGAAATATAGTTCTGCAGCCTCTGGATTATTAGTGATAGCTTCAGATACAATTTCAATGGCTTCATCGACTTTATCTTGTTCGAAGAATATAGATGAATAGTCCAGCCAGGCGTCAATATCTAAGGGGTTCAATTCAACCACTTTGGCATATGCCTCTTCTGCTAGATCGATTTGTTTTAATTTATATCTTGCGTCGGCAATTGCAAACCAGTAATCTGGATTTGAATCATCTAACTCCAGTGCTTTCTTATAAAAGTGTAACGATTCAAAGTGGCGTTCTTCAAAATCAAGAGTTACACCAATGCCAAACCAGGCATCCGCCAGGTCGCCATCCATTTTGACTGCTTTTTTATAAAAAACACGAGCTTCTTCCATTTGCTCCAGTTTTTCTAAGCATTCTCCGATAGCACAATAGGTGTCAGCACTTGGTTTTTCATATTCAAATGTTTGCTTATAGACTTCCAATGCTTCTTGATAGCGATCAAGATTGACCAATGCATTTCCTTTGTTGAAATATGCAGATGAAAAATTTTCTTTGATTAAAATAGCGTAATCATAAGCATCTATCGCTTCCGGGTATTTGGACAATTTGTGATAAGCATTGCCTAAATTGTACCAAGCATAATAGGAATAGGGTTCCGAATCAATATATTTTTTATAAAACTCGACACTTTCTTCTTGTCTGTCCAGAATATCATAGCAATAGGCAAGTTCATACAAAGCTTCTTGGTTATCCATATTGAGCTCAAGCGTTTTTTTAAGATAATAAATCGCTTTTTCGAAATCTGCTTCACCTTGATAGACGACACTGATGTGAAAGTAGATCTCATCTTTATTATCGGACAAACTCAATGCTTGAAATAATTGTTCTTTTGCTTCTTTAAATTGTCCTTTGGCACCATAGACACCTCCTCTAATAAAGAATATATCTCCTTCAGATGGTTCTAATAACTCCGCTTTTGAAAGTGCGTTTAATGCTTTTTCGAATTGTTGGGTGGCAGAATATAACTGTGCTTGTTTTAATAAAAATGTCACATCAAAGGGGTGCTGATTAATGGCATAATCTGCAACCTGTAAGGCTTTAATAGGATCATTTTTTTCAATGTAATAATCAATAATTCCTTCAAATGCTTTAGAGTCAAAGAAGTATTGATCTTCATTTCTTATCATTTCTTCATAACGATCAACCGAGGTTTTTCTTTCCTCAGGAGATTCAAAATCAAATTCCTCTTCCATCATCCTTGTATAATCTATCAGTAACTCAACTTAGTTGAAAGTAGTGATTTTTAATAACTATGTCTAATTAATTTACAAATAAAATTAATTATTACTTAGCAAAGATACGGATTAAAGTGGGCAAAATAAAAAAGCCGATTCTTGCGAATCGGCTTTCTAAAATTATATGTTATATATAATTATTTTTTGATCTCAACACGACGGTTTTGAACACGACCTTCTTCAGTTGCATTAGATGCTACTGGATTAGCCTCACCGTAACCGTTAGCTGTAATTTTAGAAGAAGCAACACCAGCGTTAACTAAGTATTGTTTTACTGCATTAGCACGGTCTTTAGATAAAGAAAGGTTATATGCTTCAGAACCTTCAGCAGATGCATAACCATCTAAAGTAACAGATGAATTGTTATCACGTACTTCTTTAGCAACTTTGTCTAAAGTAGCATATGATTGAGTTTTCAATACTGAGCTATCAAATTCGAATTGAATTGGAGCAACATAACCGTTTGAAGAAGTTACATTGTTAACAACTGGCTCAGGGAATTTGATTTGACGACCAGATCCATCAACTACTGCACCTGCAGGAGAGTTAGGCTCTTTATCGAATTTATCAGAAACACCGTCACCATCAGAATCAGTATTTAATGCACTAACAGTACTTTCTAATGTAGATACACGTTGTTTTAATGCTTCAACTTCGTTACGTAATGAAGGATCTTTCAATTCATCATACATTGTAGCAACTGGGTTAGCAAAAGTCAAGTTTTGTTTGTCTCTTGAACCTAAAGTGAATTCTAAACCACCGTATACATTAGAGAATTTACCTTTAACATCAGAACGACCTGGGCCGAATAACATGTTGTCATCAGTAAAGTTCATTGTGTAACCTAAGTTTAAAGCAACAACTTCAGATAATTTGAATTTTGCACCAACTCCTACTGGAACGTAAGCAGCTAATTTAAAATCTCTATCTCCAACTTTGTCACGATCTCCGAAGATTTCTTCACCCCATTTACCTTTGTTAGAGAATGAAGTACCTGTGAAATCATTGTTTGCATATTGAACAGGGTTACTTGCCATAACACCTAAACCAACTTTAGCATAGAAATTAACTGAGTTTTCTCTTCTCAAGAAATCGATAGTACCTAATTGGAATACACCATTTAAGCTAGCTGCCCAGTTTACTTCAGTTTCTGCAGATTTTGCACCAGCAGCAAGCCATTTAGTACTTTCAACAGCATTATTTTTGTTGAAAGTTTTGATTTTGCCACGGTTACCTTCTAATTCTAAACCGAATAGGTGAGAGAATTGTTTACGAACTGTTAATCCGTAGTACTCACCTACTTTATTTTGGAAGTAACCAACTTTTTGACCGAAGTTATTAGATCCACCGACCAAAGCATTAGGGGTAGTGATACCACCTTGAACACCGATTGACCAAGTTCTGTATTGTGATCTTCCACCAAATACAGTTTGAGCTTGTGCTACATCAGCAAAGCCTAAAGCGGCAACTAAGGAAGCAGCAACAGCTGTTTTTTTAATTGTAGAATAGTTCATACTCTTGTTTTTAAGGTTATTATTAAATTTTAATTGTTCTAATTTGTATGTGATCTTTTGAAATGGAAACACGGTTTGGAATAATCAAACACCGTGCCGAAATTAAAAAAGCATCAATTGTTTTAATTCTAACTAGAAGAAAAACGTATTTTTCTTTGTTTTATTGCAAAGCAGTAAAACAAAAATCCGGACGAATCTACCAAATTTTTGTTTTACTTTATATTTTTTTTGTAAAATAGTGTAAATTATTACAATATGTAGTGTATAATAAACAATGTGATTGCACCAAGCAATGCAGATACAGGAATAGTTAATACCCAAGCCCATAATAGACTGATCGTAACTCCCCATCTTACTGCTGAAACGCGTTTAACAATACCCACCCCTATGATAGAACCTGTGATGGTATGTGTGGTCGAAGCAGGAATACCAAAATGCTCTGTTAGACCTAATGTTAGGGCACCAGCTGTCTCTGCAGCAACACCCTCCAAAGGGG is a window encoding:
- a CDS encoding OmpA family protein, with amino-acid sequence MNYSTIKKTAVAASLVAALGFADVAQAQTVFGGRSQYRTWSIGVQGGITTPNALVGGSNNFGQKVGYFQNKVGEYYGLTVRKQFSHLFGLELEGNRGKIKTFNKNNAVESTKWLAAGAKSAETEVNWAASLNGVFQLGTIDFLRRENSVNFYAKVGLGVMASNPVQYANNDFTGTSFSNKGKWGEEIFGDRDKVGDRDFKLAAYVPVGVGAKFKLSEVVALNLGYTMNFTDDNMLFGPGRSDVKGKFSNVYGGLEFTLGSRDKQNLTFANPVATMYDELKDPSLRNEVEALKQRVSTLESTVSALNTDSDGDGVSDKFDKEPNSPAGAVVDGSGRQIKFPEPVVNNVTSSNGYVAPIQFEFDSSVLKTQSYATLDKVAKEVRDNNSSVTLDGYASAEGSEAYNLSLSKDRANAVKQYLVNAGVASSKITANGYGEANPVASNATEEGRVQNRRVEIKK